Genomic DNA from Channa argus isolate prfri chromosome 2, Channa argus male v1.0, whole genome shotgun sequence:
GAGCTTGAGGACCATTAGGACGAaattctgtttaattaaaatgttgcacCAGTTCAGGCCTCTGAAGTCAAAAGAGCCCTAAACACACATTGGCACAGAGatcacttcctgtcttttctgcCCTGATCCAACAAATAACCTGATTACTGCCTCAGTGTCACTGGTTAAACTCGCGCTGAAGTGTTCACCTGCTGCCTGTGCTTCCCGTATTTACAGACGTCTCTGCGTCTCTCAGGTTCGATGCAGGTCGATGAGGAAAATGGCTGACGGGGCAGAAACTGGGCCCCGCAGGCCCCTCGGTCGATGGCTCCAATCAAACAATTAGTGAAAACGTTGCGCTGCGACCACGCGGGGCCGCCCTCTAGATCGACCTGTATGGATTTTACTAATGTGGTTTCTGTAACGTGGTGGTGGCAGAAGCGCTCTGCAGGTCTCTTTGCTCATTACTGATGCTGTTCATCGACTGTGGTAAACAACAGACTGAAGGTGGATAATTGAGCAATGAGCCAGGTGAGGCTTTTTCTGCTCTCTGGATAAATGAGGTGTGAAACCACCTCAAGCTGTTgggaaagaagctgatccacgaCAAGCAGCACAGCTTCAGCCAAAGGTCGCGTGATGGTCACGTTAGGTCAGCGTTAGTTTGGgatcaagtgtttttattgtgtatgtgtgcgtttaAGCCTGTTTGCATGTCTTAAAAGTGCGTTTATTCTATTTAATATCTTAGTAATCTGCCATCTCATCACTGTggttttgtgctgctttttagTTCACAGGTTTTGTCTCTTTACAgtaacttttttcttccttttagcatttttaatcGTGGTTTTGTGACTCTTTTGGGTCATTTTATCTCTTTATAGTGggtttgtcctttttttaaaattaattttaagtttcaattaattttattttcagtcattttcaatCTCCTTtacgttgttgttgttgttgttgttgttgttgttgctgttgttgcctTTAGTCGTTTTCCGGGTCTTTTATTGTGGTGCTATGTtgcttttagtcattttgcatctcttaACAGCGCTGTTGGCTCTTTTTCGGGCTCATATTAGTTGTTTAGTCTTTCTGACAGTTCCGGTGTCTCCATGCCCCCCGAAGCCTAAACAGACCCCGCGTCCCGCTCCGCACTGtgtctttaaatgttaaaaaagagaagaggggaCATGCGCGCTCCGTCAGGTGGGGAACTAAATGCGTCAACTTTTGTTTTGTGGACTTGCCCGTGCTGTGCTCTCTGTGGACTCGGTTCTGGTCATGGTAAGTCATGGAACCGTGTGGTTTTTGCGTTAGTCCTGCACATTTCTGAAGGCGCCGCGTTGCGGAGCTGCCAGAGAAGAGTCTGCGGATCCAGAGGAAGTTTTTGTGGAAAGGAAAAGGACGCGACAGGAAATCAGTGATTGAGGCCAGAAAACATGAACTGACACAGGCTGGTTTCGTCTCCTTCACTTATTCACTTCCAGGTTTAGATTTAATGTTCGACTAAAGAAAGACGTAGATTCACCTGCTGAAAGTGGTTAATTTCCACGGTGCGATGCTGGGAGGAGTTTCAGCTCCAACAAGCTGGTTTCACAGGTTTTTAACGGTCTGCGTTAATGGGCGTGTTCAGAGGTTCTTACAAACCTAAAGAACATTCTCCCCCCACATCTGAGGCCCCACGACTGGTTTTCTACTGTGCTCAGGCTGAATGAAGCACAAACAGAATAAAGACTTAAAAATGCTGACATGTCAATGAGGTCTGAGGTCACAGTCAGACACCATTGTACTGCTGGGGAAAGTAAGTGAACCCTTGGTGGAAGCTCCTTGAAGcagcttcctgtagctgtggataaGACCTGCTCAAGGCCTCCTCACAGAACTTATTCTCTGAGCTCCGTCCACACCTCCCCTGGGTCCAGGTCTGGGCAAATTTACTTTTCCAGCCAGCCTGACGTGATCCTGTAGGAGACCTGGATCACGATGCTTTGTCCAGTTTCACTGGAGGTTTTCGTGCTGGTTAGAGGTCGTTCACTTGCATAATCCAaacttttactgtatgtgttgattAGTTCTGTAactgtgtgtatgattgtgaaaTGAGCCAGGCAGCGCTGAAATGTGTGTACGTTCGTCCGTCTTTAATAattggtgaccctgaactgtctaggaaaaaaaaagagcgatGTTGTGAGTGATAACTGACAAAAGCATGTGACTTTGATGCTGAGCAGATCTGAGGGCTTTGACGTGCACCGGGCACATCGGGGAGTTAAACTTTAGTCTGCTTCTGCTTTCTGCCCCTACACAACCCGCAtggagcttttattttgtatttctgatCTGAAGTGAACTGTGTGggttctgttgttttctgtcccAGAGCGAAGATGAATGAGGACGCCTTCGAGGTCCCGGACAGGAACGAGTACCGCTACCTggtgcaggaggaggaagaggaggaggtgcagTACGTCCGTCACAGGAACTACATCAGCCCCTTCCTGGTGCTCTCCAGGCGCTGCATCTTCTTCATCTGCCTCGGCGTGCTCTCCCTGCTCGCCCTCGCCTCTTACCTGGCCTATGTAGCCCAGACGCTGCCTCCGGGCCTCGCCCAGGTGTCCATCGGCTGCGGGGAATACAGGGGAAGACACGTGAGTCCAGACCCTTATCGGATgggattgtggttttgttttggtttctttcTGCGTGTTCCACATCTTGCATGTGCATCAGATCAGAGGTTTTATGTTGAAACATTACCTGAAGCCTGTGGTCTTCCTAACACGGTGCCGTGTGTATTACTCCCATTACCACAACATTacgcagcagcagcaaatgccagtaaatacattttttaaaatatattttccttttggTGATGAACAGCAGCCGCATGTCAACAGGAACCGTTGATGCTGGTGGCGGCAGAACTGCTGAGAATCAGCACAAGCCGCCAAGAGTGAGACATCGTCAGCATCTTTATCCATTCGAGACCAACTAGAAATATCTGTTTTGGGGCATAAAGTGTCTTTACGTTCATGTTGTTGCAGTTTTCTTACAGTACAAGCAGCTTTGGTGACTTTTACACCCTTTTgtctttaaaactaaaatactttttttttctctctgtacatAAACCACGAATGTCAATCAAAACCAAAAGTCTTCACATTTACTTCCgtattttttatgttgtctttctCGGGGTTTCTCTTCCCCTAACGTGACCTCATAAATCTGGCTAATGCAGAAAcactaacacaaagtgcaagCGTGTACAAAAAATAATGTGCCAAATATTTAGTTCTGCTAAACTGTGAGTGTTGGTCCCATCggttttttgtttccttttaagGACAGATGTCAAACttcactgcagacatttttagCCACAGCTGGAACAAAGTGATATGCAGTTTTGCACCttaacatttgaatgtttttatgtgtgaggAGACTTTTATGATATTTGGCACTGACTGAACCTTCAATACTCTCGAGTGTCCACATGCAGCATTATACAGCAActtgcagctgtttgttttgccctcaataaaatgaataaaggcTAAATTCCATTTAGCTGCTTCAGTTTGTTTAGTATCTTCGCAGTCTGTTTCCCTCTTTACAGTTAACAGAGCTGAACCTTTTCCTCTGTCAGCAGGAAAACCTGCAGCCTACTGAGGCCTGGAAACAATAACCATGGCTCAGGTtaaaagacaggaagtgacaaAAAGTCACTGCTGCAACCTGTAAaccaaacattacataaaacatacattcaaaaaaaaattaaatcaaataaaagtgaCAATGACAAGCagtacaaaatataaaatataaatctgtctataaaaacaaaactctagTTTCAGCTGTGTTTAAAGCTCAAACTGCttgatattaaaaacaaagtaaaatctCTCCAGCTCTGACTGGTTTGCTTCCCCAACAGAGATGTTGTCTGCATGGAAGCAGATGTTGTTCCACAACCTTCACAGATGTGCAGGTCACCCATGCTGTGTGTTAACAACCCCCCCAAATAAAGTCACCGTTGCTTTTAAAGTCCAATGGTCCCTCTCCTCATGATCATGGaggacacagtgtccatgaCAGAATTACAGATTTTGACTCCTCAGACCACAGCTAAGTTTTGAATGAGCTCAGAGGAGGTGGTGATGTTTCTGCGTCTTGTTTATATGTAGGTGGCTCTTTGGATGGATCTTAACATTTATGGATGCTGAGTGTTCTCTGATAAAGGTTTTCAGAGATGTTGCTGAGACCACGCTGTTATTTCCACTGCAGAAtcgtgtctgtttttaatacagtatCTCCAGATTCTTATTATGAACCCCAGATAATTTAATCCCCAtcatttttgcagtttaatgcggagaaatgtttttctatagGTGCTGAGGTATTTGCTCACGTAGGTCTTAAGACTCGGGAACCTGGTCCCATCCTTCACTCTTTTTGTACCCAGTGatgatactgacctgttgccaattaacctccAGGTATTTTCTTTAGCTTTAGAGCACGAATCCAGTCCATTGTGACCCCGACCCAACGTCTTAGAAACATGCTGCtggcatcaaataaaaaataatctacttgtttttatgtgatttacatttaacacagcGTCCCACCTTTTTTGGAAACACATATTTAATGTCATTGTTGAATCCTTCGTTACAGCTAAATGGAGCCTACTCCTTTAAAGGCATACCCTACGCTGCTCCGCCTGTTGGTCACCTGCGTTGGGCTCCTCCGGCCGAACCACTGTGCAGGAGCGGCGTGACCGATGCGGGACGCTTCCGCAGCATGTGCCCCCAGGTGCGTCCCTTGTCGAGCAAAGGGAAGGTGATGGGCCAGGAGGACTGCCTGTTCATCAACGTGTGGACGCCCACGCTGCAGCCGGCCGCCAAGCTGCCCGTCATGGTCTGGATCCACGGAGGGTTCCTGCACATGCTCAGTGGAGGAGAGCCAGGCTACTCCCCTACGGAGAAGCTAGCGGCCAACACAGGAGTGGTTTATGTCAGCTTCAACTACAGACTCAACGCGTTTGGCTTCCTGGCACTGGAGGTGCTGAGAGAGGGTTCTCCAAAAAACACGTCAGGTCAGTCTGATCCCACGGAAATACACACAGCACGTCAGGATGTTCTCAAGTGAGTCTGGTTTTAATGCTTGTTGAAATACTTAAGGTTACACTGCAGCCAGTGCAGCAGAGTTTCGATATTCTTGTCATTGGGCAATTTTCAACTTCAAACTTTTTCCATTCTTTGAAACTCTCCAGTGAATAGTGTCTATCAGCACATACAATCGAGTGTATCGACTGTGCAAACTTTCAggtttgcattcacacataaaATATTCGAGACATTATCTCATAATTATGAActacatcatcattatcatcatacCAAGGTCAGATCTTTTATATACCAGATCATGTACAGTAGATAAAAGGTGCAGGAGTTTAAATGTTTCAGACCTCGACTGAGATATATCTGCTTTCCTCAGTATCACAGAGATACAGTAGCAGTCGTTAGTGCGTCCGATAGTACAGAAAAAGGATTCTGAGCTTTTTCCTGTGCTTTCGTATCGACTAACATCGAGTTCATCAAGGTTAGTGGCAGCAATTTTACTGCACAACCTCACGCAGTtctccaacctttttttttgtttttcagaaaatgttaaaactgactgaaaaaacattttcagaacagTAGTATCAACTTTAAACATACATATGTTGGTGAACCACAACTACGGGACCATAGATGTAAACAAGAGAAGCAGGTGAAGGTTTCTTCTGAAAGTCAGTGGTCATTTCTAAAGTGTTTGATAcattcatgtttaaaaatgaacGCATCATTCACTAAAATCCTCCACCACTGGGCGAAGATCACTGAATCATCTGCAAACGTAATTGTATGTCTACGCTCAGTGAGACAAACAAAAGAGGTGAGGGGACACACACCTCTGCCGAGTCAACGGAAGAGTAGAGGTCTTCATCTACCATTGATCTAGTGTACGTGGTCATGTGATTAGGAGCTcatggctgttttttttgttttttctttgttaaatgaATGAGTAAACTTGATTGGATTTTAAAGAGCTTTTATAGAGGTCACCATGGAAACGTGACTTTAATGTGTGAGAAGTGCAAGATGATGTGCAGGTTGTTAGTCTTGCAGGTGTTACGTCATAAACCAAGCATGGGATTGGTATTAAAATGAAGGGGTCATTCTGAGGTTTGCACGACTGTGGGGACACACTTTGTAAATTGTAATGAATTTCAGTGCCTAAGTGAAAAGTTTGACCTACTACATGAAAAATCCCAGATTCATCCTGTAGCTTCAGATATTTCACTCTGTACCAAAGTGATGTACagactgcaaacatttttattagcaCATGAGGGATCATTGGAGCGAGGGATCAGGCCAAGTGATCGCTCGGTGTCACCACATCTGAATCTGCATCTGCAGCTGTAGAAATGAACTGAAATAGCAAACAATAGAATGCAGCTTTTTTAAGGCtcatttaaaaccacaaattagATGCAGCTGCAGAGAGTTTTGACCCACTGTTAAAGGAGTTAGAAAAGGCCAGTTTAGCGCTGAAGCAGGCCCTTGAAATATTGATGGTGTTGACATTGTTGTCCCCGTCCGACTGAACCCTGAACCTTGATGAGCGTTAATGTGATCTGGAAACATGAAGCtaatttctgtgtctgtttattCACACATTATCCTGTTGTGAGTCAGGCTGGTGATTTCACTTACATAATCCAGAAAATAGCCTTTATGTGAAATGACCCGATGAATGAGATGGGGCCTCGCgtgacatgatgatgatgatgatgatgatgatgatgatgatgatgatggcgtGATGGCACAATCCTCCTAGTCTTCCCGGAGACACGCTCACGTTTCTAATTTTGAATCCTCCTGATTCCACGCCCCAGTTCCTCGCTCCCTCAGCTTCTAAAGAGTCAAATTTAGTGCGAGAACACTGCGgctgccgtgtgtgtgtgtttgtgtgtgacggAGAAAATGGGACACTGGAAACAAGGCCACATGAAAGCAGGTTCCAGTTTCTAAttgatccccccccccccccaccccccttcccACTCCTCTGTAGGCAACTATGGCTTCATGGACCAGATTGCAGCTCTGAAGTGGGTTCAAATGAACATCCACGTGTTTGGAGGAGACCCTGGGAAAGTCACCATATTTGGACAGAGCTCAGGTATGAAAACCGGGAAATCAAGTATCTGTGAAATGTGCCTCTGCGTGGAGCTGAGACACACGTGGAGTCGAACCACAAAACGAGACAAGTGGTGACACATCGTGTGCTGCAGACTCAGAGCAAAGCCAAAGTAAAACCGTCACTGttctaattaaaaatacattagtaGGAagtaagtgattaaaaaaagagaaatgcaaagtctgactttttacttttatttaaaaaatgttgacattctcacattttgttttgtaatttagattttttttattaatatttatgactTCATCGCATAATTTGCACTAATTTTTAAATTCTGACTTAAACTCACAATATTGACTTTAATTCATAATTTTGATGTTAGATTTGACGTCAttaacagtttaattttttaataattgtaaatatcattaattaatattatacttttttttttttttttttaaataccttttaAAATTTTGACTTGTAACTTATACGTATTTCACAGGTTTCACCCCCAGAAGCTTTTTGCTGTGGTGATGCTGTTAATTAGAGAATTCATTTGAGTTTTTGATAAAGGCTCATTAATGCGAGTGTCCTTAGCTGCACCTCTGACCCCCACTCCAGTATTGATGTTTCTGCTGTGTGGTCCTGTGAAGGTGGCACCTCAGTCTGGACCCTGATGGTGTCCCCGCTGGCGAAGGGTCTTTTCCACGCGGCAGTGGACATGAGCGGCTCGTACGTCTACAATGCGACGCTGAAACAAGCCGAGTCGGACAACCTGGTGTTCCTGAATAAGACGGGCTGCAGAGATCTGACCTGCCTGAGGAATCTGTCTTTCAAAAAGATCCTGCAGGTAGGAGACGGACCATGTCTCAGCTTTGTCTCAACTTACC
This window encodes:
- the si:ch211-71n6.4 gene encoding para-nitrobenzyl esterase, which produces MNEDAFEVPDRNEYRYLVQEEEEEEVQYVRHRNYISPFLVLSRRCIFFICLGVLSLLALASYLAYVAQTLPPGLAQVSIGCGEYRGRHLNGAYSFKGIPYAAPPVGHLRWAPPAEPLCRSGVTDAGRFRSMCPQVRPLSSKGKVMGQEDCLFINVWTPTLQPAAKLPVMVWIHGGFLHMLSGGEPGYSPTEKLAANTGVVYVSFNYRLNAFGFLALEVLREGSPKNTSGNYGFMDQIAALKWVQMNIHVFGGDPGKVTIFGQSSGGTSVWTLMVSPLAKGLFHAAVDMSGSYVYNATLKQAESDNLVFLNKTGCRDLTCLRNLSFKKILQAVPWQEYPSWAADELTDLPTRGHFLGPVAVVDGFVLKAPPFEVWEKKGGDYSDVPFLVGTTEQEADFSPPARNISMWSYDDYRWFVTEKLKSFNESLPKKALELYKSSDPCPTSDRCPERLFTTMVSDIRVTCPNNDLAQRAAAALESPVYRYVVTHTPSGPVNTTVDLLPFPSRFSFHCLDAVAFFGGLELVLGKPLSKKDMSFQDLITHHFVNFAKTGKMLSNWSEYPAAIALLSDSLNVENNHSAARCELWKQNGLFAYAWMN